In Chitinophaga nivalis, a single genomic region encodes these proteins:
- a CDS encoding DegT/DnrJ/EryC1/StrS family aminotransferase codes for MIEYENLGLLNKPFFEEFKAAFAATLESGWYILGNKVKEFETTYAQYHGSKHFLGLANGLDALTLSLRAFNFAPGDEVIVPSNTYIATILSVVECGLKPVLVEPDIHTYNIDPAQIEAAITPRTRAIIVVHLYGKSCEMDKIVAIKEKHNLVLIEDCAQSHAATFKGQLTGTFGEFGAFSFYPTKNLGALGDAGGLLCNDDALATTIRRLRNYGSDVKYYNELVGMNSRLDEIQAAFLLVKLQHLAQITEHKRALAAIYQEGIKSDFIKPVVHPDYFDVFHIYNVRHERRDELKQYLLDNGVKTDIHYPLPPDRQKAMQGIIAAQPYPISAEIHRTTLSLPCSYYHTKADIEQVVAVINKF; via the coding sequence ATGATAGAATACGAAAACCTGGGCTTACTGAACAAGCCTTTTTTTGAGGAATTTAAAGCCGCTTTTGCAGCAACCCTGGAAAGCGGTTGGTATATACTGGGCAATAAAGTAAAAGAATTTGAGACGACCTATGCGCAGTACCATGGCTCCAAACACTTCCTGGGACTGGCCAACGGTCTGGATGCGCTGACACTCAGCCTGCGTGCTTTTAACTTTGCTCCCGGCGATGAAGTGATTGTACCTTCCAATACCTATATCGCTACTATTTTATCGGTGGTGGAATGCGGATTGAAACCTGTGCTGGTAGAACCGGATATTCATACTTATAATATTGATCCTGCGCAGATAGAAGCGGCTATTACGCCCCGTACCCGGGCTATTATTGTTGTGCACCTGTACGGCAAAAGTTGTGAGATGGATAAGATTGTGGCCATCAAGGAAAAACATAACCTGGTACTGATAGAAGATTGTGCGCAGTCACATGCCGCTACTTTCAAAGGTCAGCTGACCGGTACTTTCGGAGAGTTTGGCGCATTCAGTTTTTACCCTACCAAAAACCTGGGCGCATTGGGTGATGCCGGTGGCCTGTTGTGTAATGATGATGCACTGGCTACTACGATCCGCCGTTTGCGTAACTATGGTTCTGATGTAAAATACTATAATGAGCTGGTAGGCATGAATTCCCGCCTGGATGAAATACAGGCAGCTTTTCTGCTGGTGAAACTACAACACCTCGCACAGATCACCGAACACAAACGGGCGCTGGCGGCTATTTACCAGGAAGGAATTAAAAGTGATTTCATCAAACCGGTGGTGCATCCGGATTACTTTGATGTATTTCATATCTATAATGTGCGGCATGAACGCAGGGATGAACTGAAACAATACCTGCTGGACAACGGGGTGAAAACGGATATCCATTACCCGTTGCCACCGGACCGCCAGAAGGCGATGCAGGGCATTATTGCTGCACAACCTTATCCTATTTCAGCAGAGATTCACCGTACTACATTAAGTTTACCTTGTTCGTATTATCATACCAAAGCAGATATTGAACAGGTGGTAGCCGTGATCAACAAATTCTAA
- a CDS encoding class I SAM-dependent methyltransferase yields the protein MGFFQQLLQKETFNPGPLGLVINPFYIARRGLYKEMARVAPQLSGRLLDVGCGTKPYKALFQVDSYTGLEIDTTLNREKKDVDVFYDGNRFPFENHTFDAILCNQVLEHVFNPDEFLQQINRVLKPGGKAIITVPFAWDEHEQPYDYARYSSFGLKSLLERMGFEMVEQRKSVADLRVLTVLLNGYLYKKTVKYRFLRIFTTICIMFPNNVLGSIVGMITPSNEDLYLDNIVLIRKVKDL from the coding sequence ATGGGTTTTTTCCAGCAGTTATTACAAAAAGAGACATTTAATCCGGGGCCACTGGGACTGGTGATCAATCCGTTTTATATAGCCCGTCGCGGACTGTATAAGGAAATGGCGCGGGTAGCGCCGCAGTTGTCCGGCCGTTTGCTGGATGTAGGCTGCGGTACCAAACCCTACAAAGCGCTGTTCCAGGTAGATTCCTACACAGGGCTGGAAATAGATACCACTTTAAACCGCGAAAAGAAGGATGTAGATGTGTTTTACGACGGGAACCGTTTCCCGTTCGAAAATCATACATTTGACGCGATTTTATGTAACCAGGTACTGGAACATGTATTCAACCCGGATGAGTTTCTGCAACAGATCAACCGGGTATTGAAACCCGGCGGCAAGGCGATTATCACCGTGCCATTTGCCTGGGATGAACATGAACAGCCTTATGATTATGCGCGCTATTCTTCCTTTGGGCTGAAAAGCCTGCTGGAACGAATGGGTTTTGAAATGGTGGAGCAACGGAAATCAGTAGCCGACCTGCGCGTATTAACGGTATTGTTGAATGGTTATCTGTATAAGAAAACAGTGAAGTACCGTTTTCTGCGGATCTTCACTACGATCTGTATCATGTTTCCTAATAATGTACTGGGCTCCATAGTGGGTATGATTACCCCTTCCAATGAAGATCTGTACCTCGATAATATTGTACTGATCCGAAAAGTGAAGGACTTATAG
- a CDS encoding sugar 3,4-ketoisomerase, with product MAYIIDLTTHQDNRGSLTVIEKQIPFEIKRLFYIYGVDDSVRGGHRHIQTVQAAICVHGRCIVSNDNGKEQTDFVLDHPNKCLILEPEDWHTMHHFTPDAVLLVMASTYFDKADYIFEPYAH from the coding sequence ATGGCGTATATCATTGATTTAACAACGCATCAGGATAACAGGGGCAGTCTGACCGTGATAGAAAAGCAGATTCCTTTTGAGATCAAAAGGCTCTTTTATATCTATGGCGTAGACGACTCCGTGCGTGGAGGACATCGCCATATTCAGACGGTGCAGGCAGCCATCTGTGTACATGGCCGCTGTATTGTTTCCAATGATAATGGAAAAGAACAAACCGATTTTGTATTGGATCATCCTAATAAATGCCTGATCCTGGAACCGGAAGACTGGCATACCATGCATCACTTTACACCTGATGCGGTATTACTGGTGATGGCTTCTACCTATTTTGATAAAGCAGATTATATTTTTGAACCTTACGCTCACTAA
- a CDS encoding methionine biosynthesis protein MetW: MTRNDNRNYNYEDYPSERRGEYEAVLDLLSPGSKVVDLACGNGALMELMINEKQCTCIGMELSPSGVATCLQKGLQVTEGRIDEKLPYADNAFDVAVCNVTIQMVLYPETLLAEMKRISRRQIISFPNFAYFRNRLDMLLYGRMPKPMLFGYQWYNTGHIHQLSLRDFNELLQQTGGLQLTRSRYVPVGFKIIDGLGNIFPGWFRKIVIQETEKI, translated from the coding sequence ATGACGCGTAACGATAACAGAAATTACAATTATGAAGATTACCCATCAGAACGGAGAGGAGAATATGAAGCCGTACTGGATCTGTTATCGCCCGGCAGCAAGGTAGTGGACCTGGCCTGTGGCAATGGTGCTTTGATGGAGTTGATGATCAACGAAAAACAATGTACCTGCATCGGTATGGAACTGTCGCCCTCCGGTGTGGCCACCTGTTTACAGAAAGGGTTACAGGTGACCGAAGGCCGTATCGATGAAAAGCTGCCCTATGCAGACAATGCATTTGATGTGGCCGTTTGCAATGTAACCATACAAATGGTACTGTATCCGGAAACCTTACTGGCAGAGATGAAGCGGATTTCCCGGCGCCAGATCATTTCCTTTCCCAATTTTGCGTATTTTCGAAACCGCCTGGACATGCTGTTATATGGCCGCATGCCCAAACCTATGCTGTTTGGCTATCAATGGTACAATACCGGACATATACACCAGCTATCCTTACGGGATTTTAATGAACTGCTGCAACAAACCGGCGGGCTGCAACTGACCCGCTCGCGTTATGTGCCGGTAGGATTTAAGATCATTGATGGCCTGGGGAACATCTTCCCGGGCTGGTTCCGTAAAATTGTTATTCAAGAAACAGAGAAAATTTGA